From one Desulforegula conservatrix Mb1Pa genomic stretch:
- a CDS encoding nucleoside triphosphate pyrophosphohydrolase family protein: protein MNTTLAEQVIILFGWEYQIDRLVEECLEAGAAGLRLLGSKLPQWHREKDHEEKLIKEIADVLVVLDQFETRYALDCGDLPASIITRDLWVREFCTQCSFTASFMQLYHDELKNTETVSGKIIGMAIGRASDVKTLLNEVGRFFPEEEINKAKHAKENRLKNILHDYIKETA, encoded by the coding sequence ATGAACACAACTCTTGCAGAACAAGTAATCATCCTTTTCGGATGGGAATACCAGATAGACAGGCTTGTAGAGGAATGCCTGGAAGCGGGGGCAGCAGGTTTGAGGCTTCTTGGATCTAAGCTCCCACAATGGCATAGAGAAAAAGACCATGAAGAAAAGCTCATAAAAGAAATAGCGGATGTATTGGTGGTGCTGGATCAATTTGAGACACGGTATGCCTTGGACTGCGGAGATTTACCAGCAAGTATTATTACCCGTGATTTATGGGTTCGTGAATTTTGCACCCAGTGTTCCTTCACCGCATCTTTTATGCAGTTATATCACGATGAACTCAAAAATACTGAAACAGTCTCTGGAAAGATCATTGGTATGGCAATAGGGAGAGCATCCGATGTCAAGACGTTGTTGAACGAAGTGGGCAGATTTTTTCCTGAAGAAGAAATCAACAAAGCCAAACATGCCAAGGAAAACAGATTGAAAAACATCCTTCACGATTACATTAAAGAGACCGCATGA
- a CDS encoding single-stranded DNA-binding protein: MAGVNKVIIMGNLGRDPELSYTQGGMAVCKFSIATSKRKKDGTDVTSWHRCTAFGRTAEVITQYVGKGSQLYVEGELSYGQYEKDGIVRYTTDIYVNEFAFVGAAKGGQQNHDNQMGQPPQQNFQPQHQYQQQQYPPQQQFSMTDNPGFPTDQYLPPKDDDIPF; this comes from the coding sequence ATGGCTGGTGTCAATAAGGTAATCATCATGGGCAATCTTGGTCGTGATCCTGAGCTTTCATATACTCAAGGCGGCATGGCTGTGTGCAAATTCTCCATTGCCACATCAAAAAGAAAAAAAGACGGCACGGACGTGACTTCCTGGCACAGATGTACCGCATTTGGCAGGACGGCGGAAGTTATCACTCAGTATGTCGGCAAAGGCAGTCAGCTTTATGTCGAAGGGGAACTTTCGTATGGACAATATGAAAAAGACGGAATAGTCCGCTATACCACAGACATCTATGTAAACGAGTTCGCATTTGTGGGAGCAGCCAAAGGTGGTCAGCAAAACCATGACAACCAGATGGGCCAGCCTCCTCAACAGAATTTCCAACCACAACATCAGTACCAGCAGCAACAGTATCCACCACAACAGCAGTTTTCTATGACCGATAACCCTGGATTTCCAACAGATCAGTATCTACCACCCAAGGATGATGACATTCCGTTCTGA